One window of the Burkholderia ubonensis subsp. mesacidophila genome contains the following:
- a CDS encoding acyl-CoA dehydrogenase family protein has translation MTASARPPRPLPAPNSDFYSIHAFLSDSEQALLKRVRAFMEERVAPVINTYWAEDAFPFELIPGIRELGIAGIGFEGYGCPGGSTLLDGFIAMELARVDSSIATFYGVHSGLAMGSIYLGGSEEQKQKWLPPMARLEKIGCFGLTEPLVGSGAGGGLLTIAKREGDTWILNGQKRWIGNSPWCDLSIIWARDVDDNQVKGFIVENKTTPGFSVEKIEHKIALRVVQNGVITLDNCRVPEENRLQGDLSFRDTARVLRLTRQYVAWESVGCSMGAYEHALRYAQTREQFGKPIASFQMVQDLLARMLGNITASQCMVVRLAELQDQGKLLDEHASLAKAFCTTRMRETVAWAREVFGGNGIVLDYNVARFFADAEALYSYEGTREMNALIVGKAVSGFSAFV, from the coding sequence ATGACTGCCAGCGCAAGACCACCCCGCCCGCTTCCTGCTCCGAACAGCGATTTCTATTCGATTCACGCATTCCTGAGCGATTCCGAACAAGCGCTGCTCAAGCGGGTGCGTGCGTTCATGGAGGAGCGGGTTGCTCCCGTCATCAACACATACTGGGCCGAGGACGCATTTCCGTTCGAGCTGATTCCCGGGATCCGCGAACTCGGCATCGCCGGAATCGGGTTTGAAGGTTATGGCTGCCCCGGCGGCAGCACGCTGCTCGATGGCTTCATCGCAATGGAACTGGCACGCGTCGACTCGTCCATCGCGACTTTCTACGGCGTCCATAGCGGGCTGGCGATGGGATCGATCTATCTCGGCGGTTCGGAGGAGCAGAAGCAGAAATGGCTGCCCCCGATGGCGCGCCTGGAAAAAATCGGTTGCTTCGGGTTGACCGAACCGCTGGTCGGGTCGGGCGCCGGCGGAGGCCTGCTGACCATCGCCAAGCGGGAAGGCGACACGTGGATCCTCAACGGCCAGAAGCGCTGGATCGGTAATTCGCCCTGGTGCGACTTGTCGATCATCTGGGCGCGCGATGTCGACGACAACCAGGTCAAGGGTTTTATCGTCGAGAACAAGACCACCCCGGGATTCTCGGTCGAAAAAATCGAGCACAAGATCGCGCTGCGAGTCGTGCAGAACGGCGTGATCACGCTCGACAACTGCCGGGTGCCCGAGGAGAACCGCCTCCAGGGCGACCTGTCCTTTCGCGATACCGCGCGAGTGCTGCGGCTGACCCGTCAATACGTCGCGTGGGAATCAGTCGGCTGCAGCATGGGCGCCTACGAACATGCGCTGCGCTATGCGCAGACGCGTGAGCAGTTCGGCAAGCCGATCGCGTCGTTCCAGATGGTTCAGGATCTCCTCGCCAGGATGCTCGGCAATATCACGGCATCGCAATGCATGGTCGTCCGGCTGGCCGAATTGCAGGACCAGGGCAAGTTGCTGGACGAACATGCGTCACTGGCCAAGGCGTTCTGCACGACACGCATGCGCGAGACCGTCGCCTGGGCGCGGGAGGTGTTCGGCGGCAATGGGATCGTGCTCGACTACAACGTCGCGCGCTTCTTTGCCGAC
- a CDS encoding acetoacetate decarboxylase, protein MTEDEIRTRAYAMPICSPAYPKPPFRFVDREFIIVTYRTDPQALARVVPAPLLPSEPVVKYEFIKMPDSSGLGSYTESGQVIPVSFNGAAGGFTHAMYLDSEAGIASGRELLGFPKVLAQPKLEVRNDALVGTLDYNGVRVATATMAYKYEPLDLAAVRKTLEAPGFLLKILPHVDGSARVCELVKYHVTDVAVKGAWTGPASLELHPHCFAPVATLPVLEVLSAIHILTDLTIGHAEVVHDYLRAPANAS, encoded by the coding sequence ATGACTGAAGACGAAATCCGCACCCGCGCGTACGCCATGCCGATCTGCAGCCCGGCCTATCCCAAGCCGCCGTTCCGGTTCGTCGATCGCGAATTCATCATCGTGACCTATCGCACCGATCCGCAAGCGCTTGCCCGCGTCGTGCCCGCGCCGTTGCTTCCCTCCGAGCCGGTCGTCAAATACGAATTCATCAAGATGCCGGATTCGAGCGGACTCGGCTCCTATACGGAATCGGGTCAAGTGATTCCAGTGTCGTTCAACGGCGCAGCCGGCGGCTTCACCCACGCCATGTACCTCGACAGCGAAGCCGGCATCGCCTCCGGCCGCGAATTGCTTGGTTTTCCTAAAGTACTGGCGCAACCGAAGCTCGAAGTTCGAAACGATGCGCTGGTGGGCACGCTCGACTACAACGGCGTGCGCGTCGCGACCGCGACGATGGCCTACAAGTACGAGCCGCTCGATCTCGCCGCCGTCAGGAAAACGCTCGAGGCGCCAGGCTTCCTGCTGAAAATCCTGCCGCATGTCGACGGGTCGGCCCGGGTCTGCGAACTGGTCAAGTATCACGTGACCGACGTCGCGGTCAAAGGCGCGTGGACCGGACCGGCCTCCCTGGAGCTGCATCCTCATTGTTTCGCGCCAGTCGCCACACTGCCGGTGCTCGAGGTCCTGTCGGCCATCCATATCCTGACCGACCTGACCATCGGTCACGCGGAAGTCGTGCACGACTATCTGCGCGCCCCCGCGAACGCTTCCTGA